Proteins from one Gemmatimonadales bacterium genomic window:
- the groL gene encoding chaperonin GroEL (60 kDa chaperone family; promotes refolding of misfolded polypeptides especially under stressful conditions; forms two stacked rings of heptamers to form a barrel-shaped 14mer; ends can be capped by GroES; misfolded proteins enter the barrel where they are refolded when GroES binds) yields MAAKELIFGVDARAKLKRGVDQLAEAVKATLGPKGRNVVLDKKFGNPTVTKDGVTVAKEIELPDAVENMGAQMVKEVATKTSDIAGDGTTTATVLAQAIFREGLKNVTSGVNPMALKRGIDKAVEVVFEELKKLSVPTAGKKEIAQVGAISANNDATIGDIIAEAMEKVGKDGVITVEEAKGLETTLETVDGMQFDRGYLSPYFVTDAEKMEAVLEDGVILIHDKKISSMKDLLPVLEKVAQLGKPLLIVAEDIEGEALATLVVNKLRGTLKVCGVKAPGFGDRRKEMLRDVAILTGGKVISDELGFKLENTVLGDLGKAKRIVVDKDNTTLVDGAGKRSDIEGRINEIRAAIEKSTSDYDKEKLQERLAKLAGGVAVINVGAATETEMKEKKARVEDALHATRAAVEEGIVPGGGVALLRSQPAVGRMKLSEDEKIGAEIVRRSLEEPIRMIALNAGAEGSIVVEKVRESKDKNFGYNAQTDEYEDLVAAGVIDPTKVTRTALQNAASIAGLLLTTEAVVVEKKEEQKAPPMPPGGGMGGMY; encoded by the coding sequence ATGGCAGCGAAGGAGCTCATTTTCGGCGTTGATGCGCGCGCCAAGCTGAAGCGGGGCGTGGATCAGCTGGCCGAGGCGGTGAAGGCGACGCTCGGCCCGAAGGGCCGGAACGTCGTCCTCGACAAGAAGTTCGGGAACCCGACCGTGACCAAGGACGGGGTCACGGTGGCGAAGGAAATCGAGCTGCCGGATGCGGTCGAGAACATGGGCGCGCAGATGGTGAAGGAAGTCGCGACCAAGACGTCCGACATCGCGGGTGACGGGACGACGACGGCGACGGTGCTGGCCCAGGCGATCTTCCGCGAGGGGCTGAAGAACGTCACCAGCGGCGTGAACCCGATGGCCCTCAAGCGCGGGATCGACAAGGCGGTCGAGGTGGTGTTCGAGGAGCTGAAGAAGCTGTCGGTGCCGACGGCGGGGAAGAAGGAGATCGCGCAGGTCGGCGCCATCTCGGCGAACAACGACGCCACGATCGGCGACATCATCGCCGAGGCGATGGAGAAGGTGGGCAAGGACGGCGTGATCACGGTGGAAGAGGCGAAGGGCCTCGAGACCACGCTGGAGACGGTGGACGGGATGCAGTTCGACCGCGGCTACCTGTCGCCGTACTTCGTCACCGACGCCGAGAAGATGGAAGCGGTGCTCGAGGACGGGGTGATCCTGATCCACGACAAGAAGATCAGCTCGATGAAGGACCTGCTCCCGGTGCTGGAGAAGGTCGCCCAGCTCGGGAAGCCGCTGCTGATCGTCGCCGAGGACATCGAGGGCGAGGCGCTGGCGACGCTGGTCGTGAACAAGCTGCGCGGCACGCTGAAGGTGTGCGGCGTGAAGGCGCCGGGCTTCGGCGACCGCCGCAAGGAGATGCTGCGCGACGTCGCGATCCTCACCGGCGGCAAGGTGATCAGCGACGAGCTGGGCTTCAAGCTCGAGAACACCGTCCTGGGCGACTTGGGGAAGGCGAAGCGGATCGTGGTGGACAAGGACAACACCACGCTGGTGGACGGGGCCGGCAAGCGGTCCGACATCGAGGGCCGGATCAACGAGATCCGTGCCGCGATCGAGAAGTCCACGTCGGACTACGACAAGGAGAAGCTGCAGGAACGCCTGGCCAAGCTCGCGGGCGGCGTGGCGGTGATCAACGTGGGCGCCGCGACCGAGACCGAGATGAAGGAGAAGAAGGCCCGGGTCGAGGACGCGCTGCACGCGACCCGCGCGGCGGTCGAGGAAGGCATCGTGCCGGGCGGCGGCGTCGCGCTGCTCCGTTCCCAGCCGGCGGTCGGCCGGATGAAGCTGTCCGAGGACGAGAAGATCGGTGCCGAGATCGTGCGGCGCTCCCTCGAGGAGCCGATCCGGATGATCGCGCTGAACGCCGGCGCCGAGGGCTCGATCGTGGTCGAGAAGGTGCGCGAGTCGAAGGACAAGAACTTCGGCTACAACGCGCAGACCGACGAGTACGAGGACCTGGTCGCGGCCGGCGTCATCGACCCGACCAAGGTCACCCGCACGGCGCTGCAGAACGCGGCGTCCATCGCGGGACTGCTGCTGACGACCGAGGCGGTCGTGGTCGAGAAGAAGGAGGAGCAGAAGGCCCCGCCGATGCCGCCGGGTGGCGGGATGGGCGGGATGTACT
- a CDS encoding co-chaperone GroES → MATTSKAAKGKVHPLADRVAIRPLEETEQMRGGLYIPDTAKEKPQQGEIIAVGPGRMEKGQHVPMELKVGDKVLYGKYSGTEVTIEDDTILIIKESDVLAKIG, encoded by the coding sequence ATGGCCACGACATCCAAGGCGGCGAAGGGGAAGGTGCACCCGCTGGCTGATCGTGTGGCTATCCGTCCGCTCGAGGAGACCGAGCAGATGCGCGGTGGGCTGTACATCCCGGACACCGCCAAGGAGAAGCCGCAGCAGGGGGAGATCATCGCGGTCGGACCCGGCCGGATGGAGAAGGGCCAGCACGTTCCGATGGAGCTGAAGGTCGGCGACAAGGTGCTGTACGGGAAGTACAGCGGCACCGAGGTCACCATCGAGGACGACACCATCCTGATCATCAAGGAGTCGGACGTCCTCGCCAAGATCGGCTGA